In Nocardioides nitrophenolicus, the genomic window GTCCTGCTCAGCTACTTCGCGTGGCACCACATCAATGCCCGCCACGCCTGCTTCCTGCCCGCTCTGCTGAGCGGCGCGCGGATCGTGGTGGCGCCCCGGTTCTCGGCCTCCGGGTTCCTCGAGGTGGTGCGGAGCGAGGCGGTCACCGCCTTCAACTTCATGGGCGCCGTCTGCGCGATGCTGCTCGCGCAGCCGCCGTCGCCGTACGACCGGGAGCACGCGCTCCGGGTCGCGTACGGCGGTCCCGCCCCCGCGGACCTGGTCGCCGCGTTCCGGGAGCGGTACGGCGTCACCCTGCGCCAGGCCTATGCGTGCACCGAGCTCGGCGACGTCGCCATCACCGGCGTCGACGAGCTCCGCCCGGGCGCCGCGGGCCGTCCGCTCGACGACTACGACGTGCGCGTCGCCGACGAACGGGGCCGGACCGTGCCCGAGGGCCGGGTCGGCGAGCTCCTGGTCCGGCCACGACGGGCCGGGCAGGCGTTCCTGGGCTACGCCGGCGACGAGGAGGCGACCCGCGAGGCCTGGCGGGACGGCTGGTTCCGCACCCGCGACCGGGCCCGGCTCCGCGACGGCTGGCTGTACGTCGAGGGCCGGCTCGGGGACGTGATCCGCCGCCGCGGCGTCAACATCGACCCGCAGCAGGTCGAGCAGGCCCTGCTCGCCCACGACGGGGTGGCACAGGCCGCCGCGGTGGCCGTGCCCTCCGAGCTCACCGAGGACGAGGTGCTGGTCGTGGTGGTGCCGGCGCCGGACCGGCGGCTCGATCCCGGCGCCCTGTGGGAGCACTGTCGGGCAC contains:
- a CDS encoding AMP-binding protein; translation: MLLTSEAASGVLTVADALAARAEAAPDGEVVRYVGGEPWTAGELWRRARAWAGGLDGVVAPGDVVLTAAEAGPDAIALTAAVSALGAVELPIAPDADARWTHHLTVTTRAVAVLATAARVTAQPLLTALATAAGLPLLRVDVDLPEGRDDLPARPPRAMAPTDPVLVMATSGTTGRAKAAVLPAGAPLRQARQVAMALRYGPDDVLLSYFAWHHINARHACFLPALLSGARIVVAPRFSASGFLEVVRSEAVTAFNFMGAVCAMLLAQPPSPYDREHALRVAYGGPAPADLVAAFRERYGVTLRQAYACTELGDVAITGVDELRPGAAGRPLDDYDVRVADERGRTVPEGRVGELLVRPRRAGQAFLGYAGDEEATREAWRDGWFRTRDRARLRDGWLYVEGRLGDVIRRRGVNIDPQQVEQALLAHDGVAQAAAVAVPSELTEDEVLVVVVPAPDRRLDPGALWEHCRARLPRHAVPRYLSVEDDLPHNANAKLDRAALRRRGLPPHAWDAGGRATHRREAP